A window from Candidatus Binatia bacterium encodes these proteins:
- a CDS encoding ethanolamine ammonia-lyase reactivating factor EutA, with protein MFEPSTEEYYLHEEYEDDENEGGMPMDEDHPMWRSERISLTSVGIDIGSSTSHLIFSRLLLRRQGIALSSRFVVVKREVLHESPILLTPYIDKTTIDTDKLGDFIHEAYQRAGLTPKDIDTGAVIVTGEAAKKKNAEAISALFSAQAGKFVCATAGHNLEAILAAYGSGAVHLTMHEGNNYTVMNVDLGGGTSKIAITQNGKVIDTCAVEVGARLVAMDEQGKINRLEDTGVKIGNQAGIKLALGQTMKDDEKEKMAALLCDSLFEVVERGALSPFVKSLLLTPELDYTDRVDALMFSGGVSEYVYGLEKRNLGDLGNQMGRRVRERAEKLAAKIPLKPADVRIRATVIGASQYTVQVSGNTIYLSHGELLPLRNLQVVTPHFHQHEPLQPAVVKEAVLRSLQRFDINDGERPAALAIHWELGPSYPLIRNLAQGVAEAMKDHVDRGQPLVLVFDADIAKLVGNILERELLPGAGIISIDGIDLKDFDFIDIGEELPDARAVPVVIKSLIFRHTEHGRGHVHHHDDHDHEH; from the coding sequence ATGTTTGAACCATCTACCGAGGAATATTATCTCCACGAGGAATATGAAGACGACGAGAACGAAGGCGGCATGCCGATGGACGAAGACCACCCAATGTGGCGCTCGGAGCGCATATCGCTCACGTCCGTCGGGATCGACATCGGCTCCTCCACGTCGCATCTGATTTTTTCGCGCCTGCTTTTAAGGCGCCAGGGCATCGCGCTTTCCAGCCGCTTCGTCGTGGTCAAGCGAGAGGTTCTCCACGAGTCGCCGATCCTGCTGACGCCCTATATAGACAAGACCACGATCGACACCGACAAGCTCGGCGATTTCATCCACGAGGCCTATCAAAGGGCCGGCTTGACGCCGAAGGACATCGACACCGGCGCGGTCATCGTGACCGGCGAAGCGGCCAAGAAGAAAAACGCCGAGGCGATCTCGGCGCTGTTCTCCGCCCAGGCGGGAAAATTTGTCTGCGCCACCGCCGGACACAATCTGGAGGCGATCCTCGCGGCCTACGGCTCGGGCGCGGTGCATCTGACAATGCACGAGGGAAATAATTACACCGTGATGAACGTGGACCTCGGCGGCGGCACGAGCAAAATCGCCATCACGCAAAACGGCAAGGTGATCGACACCTGCGCCGTGGAAGTCGGCGCGCGCCTGGTCGCGATGGACGAGCAGGGCAAGATCAACCGTCTGGAAGACACGGGGGTCAAGATCGGCAACCAGGCCGGCATCAAGCTCGCGCTGGGACAGACGATGAAAGACGACGAGAAGGAGAAAATGGCGGCCCTTCTCTGCGACTCGCTCTTCGAAGTGGTGGAGCGCGGCGCGCTTTCTCCTTTCGTCAAGAGCCTGCTGCTGACCCCGGAGCTCGATTATACGGACCGGGTTGACGCGCTGATGTTTTCCGGCGGCGTCTCCGAGTACGTCTACGGCTTGGAGAAGAGAAATCTCGGAGACCTGGGCAATCAAATGGGGCGGCGGGTGCGCGAGCGGGCGGAAAAGCTGGCGGCGAAGATACCGTTGAAGCCCGCCGACGTCCGCATCCGGGCAACGGTCATCGGCGCGTCGCAATACACCGTCCAGGTGAGCGGCAATACCATCTACCTATCGCACGGCGAGCTTCTGCCGCTGAGAAATCTCCAGGTCGTGACGCCGCATTTCCACCAGCACGAGCCGCTTCAGCCGGCGGTGGTGAAAGAGGCGGTGCTGCGGTCGCTGCAGCGCTTCGACATCAACGACGGCGAGCGGCCGGCGGCGCTGGCTATTCACTGGGAGCTCGGCCCGTCCTATCCGCTGATTCGCAATCTGGCCCAGGGAGTGGCGGAGGCGATGAAGGACCACGTGGACAGGGGACAGCCGTTGGTGCTGGTCTTCGACGCCGATATCGCCAAGCTTGTCGGCAACATCCTCGAAAGAGAGCTATTGCCGGGCGCCGGTATCATCTCGATCGACGGCATCGATCTCAAAGATTTCGACTTCATCGATATCGGCGAGGAGCTTCCCGACGCCCGCGCCGTTCCGGTGGTGATCAAGTCGCTGATCTTCCGCCACACGGAGCACGGGCGGGGACACGTGCATCATCACGACGACCACGATCATGAACACTAA
- a CDS encoding DUF4175 family protein has protein sequence MGQEEYSELASFLQRFIRRFRAVKGLEGLCLIGICLVLLFSLGLAVREIKAFFPYAPVIYCLLAAALLILPLGWTLFQLWQRASDEWAALYIEKKCPHLRNNLINSLQLYPQIAGENRPAEISASMVLALLRATRRQLHSLRAEELVNAAPVRAKGRLLGILFVPVLAVVLFDPSSLSDTFSLLAHPLKDIPPSEIRIDLAPKGIRVARGSAVTLRAAAAGAIPKSMDLLLASGADAAEERISMEALGGGKFTATLNDVKGTVSYRAVAGGFSSPRYTLEAIDPPEIGNLSATLYPPHYAGLPTETIQGGNIDGLRGSTIRLEAATSKDVIKAKLLLDGAKEVPLRIDGRKLQANLVMFQSQRYQIQVEDALGFGNQPILYEIRVRPDGFPTVELLQPGEDLDVNGDEKLPLEFSARDDFGIQEAALSIKIGERQEKISIKLDGAKKLIPRQRFDWDLGRLGLREGDEVVYNFEVQDNDTISGPKIGISRALRLRLKNLRGEHKQVADMIRDLSGRMVDLLADHLEKPAGEKQAAAPEADHDKNFENKLGEMVKTVEQVMQRSEKDRLTDFATWSDLEALKRNLEFTKNDLLRRQEQATGEEKEKARDDISTELERMSLLSEEIGKRLKAEELAGSARDLMKGQERFMDALEKLRSGDKNLDAVLKQLSEMAKQLSALQQALSQFAMRLPDDFMNSEAMRGLNFGDMFSAMEAIRKKLAAGDIEGAMQLARELFNQMASMLAALQAGQQSAMSSSMGRMQGEMMRSANELQQIAREQQELLVETESVNKKTLAEREAVLKEKLERFMSKANQELSRLAEMFPDIEGGGKPSEDALDEATVNNLVKEMIGRLLKKDFSGFDEIMGMAGKELAKKRTREQEAKGQQAEASLKGLKGELESLLRLPPSALKDEERAGLRDLERRQGTLKERTEELHEKLESLFQLFPSLDPQITQNIKGAGSSMGKAQGRLGELDSQGAVPPERQALEQLSQSQQQMQQSMQQLAQRGQLGRMPVSRLFRMGRFLPSGELVPLPGMPQFPEFDVEGGITGLDTEKFRLPGKEDYKVPRSFREEILESLKQGVPSQHKEQIESYFKNLSE, from the coding sequence ATGGGCCAGGAAGAGTACAGCGAATTAGCCTCTTTTCTCCAGCGCTTCATCCGCCGCTTCCGCGCCGTCAAGGGCCTGGAAGGACTCTGCCTCATCGGGATCTGCCTGGTCCTGCTGTTCTCGCTCGGCCTGGCGGTCCGGGAGATCAAAGCCTTCTTTCCCTACGCGCCCGTCATTTATTGCCTGCTCGCCGCGGCTCTTTTGATCCTGCCTTTGGGCTGGACGCTGTTTCAGCTCTGGCAGCGCGCCTCCGACGAATGGGCGGCTCTCTATATCGAAAAGAAATGCCCGCATCTTAGAAACAACTTGATCAATTCGCTCCAGCTTTATCCGCAGATCGCGGGCGAGAACAGGCCCGCCGAAATTTCCGCCTCGATGGTGCTGGCCCTTTTGCGCGCCACCCGCCGGCAGCTCCACTCGCTGCGCGCCGAAGAGCTGGTCAACGCCGCGCCCGTCAGGGCGAAAGGCCGGCTCTTGGGAATTTTGTTCGTCCCGGTTCTCGCCGTTGTCCTGTTCGATCCGTCTTCGTTGAGCGACACGTTCAGTCTCCTCGCCCATCCTCTGAAAGACATCCCGCCGTCGGAGATTAGGATCGACCTTGCGCCGAAAGGGATCCGCGTCGCGCGCGGCTCCGCCGTGACGCTCAGGGCCGCGGCGGCGGGCGCGATTCCGAAATCGATGGACCTCCTGCTCGCCTCGGGCGCCGACGCCGCGGAGGAAAGAATTTCAATGGAGGCGCTCGGCGGAGGAAAATTCACCGCCACGTTGAACGACGTCAAAGGCACCGTGTCTTACCGCGCCGTCGCCGGCGGCTTTTCATCTCCGCGCTACACGCTGGAAGCGATCGATCCGCCCGAGATCGGCAACCTTAGCGCCACACTGTATCCGCCGCACTACGCCGGCCTGCCTACCGAGACGATTCAGGGCGGAAACATCGACGGCCTCAGAGGCTCGACGATCCGCCTGGAGGCGGCGACCAGCAAAGACGTTATCAAAGCCAAGCTGCTGCTCGACGGAGCGAAAGAAGTCCCGCTCAGAATAGACGGAAGAAAGCTGCAGGCGAATCTCGTCATGTTTCAATCGCAGCGCTACCAGATCCAGGTGGAGGATGCGCTCGGCTTCGGCAACCAGCCCATTTTATACGAGATCCGCGTCCGCCCGGACGGCTTTCCGACGGTCGAATTATTGCAGCCTGGCGAAGACCTCGATGTCAATGGGGATGAAAAGTTGCCGCTGGAATTCAGCGCGCGCGACGACTTCGGCATTCAGGAAGCGGCGCTGTCCATCAAGATCGGCGAGCGCCAGGAAAAGATTTCCATCAAGCTCGACGGCGCCAAAAAACTGATCCCCAGACAGCGGTTCGACTGGGACCTGGGGAGGCTCGGCCTTCGCGAGGGAGACGAGGTCGTTTACAACTTCGAAGTCCAGGACAACGATACCATCTCCGGCCCTAAGATCGGCATCTCGCGCGCGCTGAGACTCAGGCTCAAGAACCTCCGCGGCGAGCACAAGCAGGTCGCCGACATGATCCGCGACTTGTCCGGCCGCATGGTCGATCTCCTGGCCGACCATTTGGAAAAGCCTGCGGGAGAGAAGCAGGCGGCGGCTCCGGAAGCCGACCACGACAAAAACTTCGAGAACAAGCTCGGCGAGATGGTGAAAACCGTCGAACAGGTCATGCAGCGGAGCGAGAAGGACCGCCTGACCGATTTCGCGACCTGGTCCGATCTCGAAGCGCTCAAGCGCAACCTCGAATTCACCAAGAACGACCTGCTCAGGCGCCAGGAGCAGGCGACCGGAGAGGAAAAAGAAAAGGCGCGCGACGACATCTCCACCGAATTGGAGCGGATGTCGCTGCTCTCGGAGGAGATCGGCAAGCGGCTCAAGGCCGAAGAGCTCGCCGGCTCGGCCCGCGATCTGATGAAGGGCCAGGAGCGGTTCATGGACGCGCTGGAAAAACTCCGCAGCGGCGACAAGAATCTCGACGCGGTGCTGAAACAGCTTTCCGAGATGGCCAAGCAACTGAGCGCGCTGCAGCAGGCGCTGTCGCAGTTCGCTATGCGCCTGCCGGACGACTTCATGAACAGCGAAGCGATGCGCGGCCTCAACTTCGGCGACATGTTCTCCGCCATGGAAGCGATCCGGAAGAAGCTCGCGGCGGGCGACATCGAAGGCGCCATGCAGCTCGCGCGCGAGCTGTTCAACCAGATGGCCTCGATGCTGGCGGCGCTCCAGGCGGGGCAACAGTCGGCGATGTCTTCGAGCATGGGCCGCATGCAAGGCGAGATGATGCGCTCGGCCAACGAGCTGCAACAGATCGCCCGCGAGCAGCAAGAGCTGCTGGTCGAGACCGAGAGCGTCAACAAGAAGACGCTCGCCGAACGCGAAGCCGTTCTCAAGGAAAAACTCGAACGCTTCATGTCGAAGGCGAACCAGGAGCTTTCCCGTCTCGCCGAGATGTTCCCCGACATCGAGGGCGGCGGCAAGCCGAGCGAGGACGCCCTGGACGAAGCGACGGTGAACAATCTGGTGAAAGAAATGATCGGGCGGCTGTTGAAAAAAGACTTCTCCGGCTTCGACGAGATCATGGGCATGGCCGGGAAGGAGCTGGCGAAGAAACGCACGCGGGAGCAGGAAGCCAAGGGACAGCAGGCCGAGGCGAGCCTCAAGGGGCTCAAAGGCGAGCTGGAGTCGCTGCTGCGCCTGCCGCCGTCGGCGCTCAAAGACGAGGAGCGCGCCGGCCTCCGCGACCTCGAGCGGCGCCAGGGAACGCTCAAAGAGCGCACGGAGGAGCTGCACGAAAAATTGGAATCGCTCTTTCAGCTCTTCCCGTCGCTCGATCCGCAGATCACCCAGAACATCAAAGGAGCGGGCTCATCCATGGGCAAGGCGCAGGGACGCCTCGGCGAGCTCGATTCGCAGGGCGCGGTGCCGCCGGAGCGCCAGGCCCTCGAGCAGCTCTCGCAGTCGCAGCAGCAGATGCAACAATCCATGCAGCAGCTCGCGCAGCGCGGGCAGCTCGGCCGGATGCCGGTCTCGCGCCTTTTCCGCATGGGCCGGTTCCTGCCTTCCGGAGAGCTGGTGCCGCTGCCGGGCATGCCGCAGTTCCCGGAGTTCGACGTCGAGGGCGGGATCACCGGCCTCGACACGGAGAAATTCCGCCTGCCCGGCAAAGAGGACTACAAAGTTCCGCGCAGTTTCCGCGAGGAGATTCTCGAATCTCTCAAGCAGGGCGTGCCGAGCCAGCACAAAGAGCAGATCGAGAGCTATTTCAAAAATCTCTCAGAGTAA
- a CDS encoding MBL fold metallo-hydrolase: MREILPGIFTWPWFSEPHGYNFNGYLVLHPEGNLCVDPVEPGGEDLEELARRGVSRILLTNRNHSRAANKIRARTGARTAIHPADAPHARGQGTELDDELKVGAKAGPFVVVGAHGKSAGEIALHWPERSILIVGDAVIGNPPGHCGLLPERVMDDPARLRESVEALLVLDFDALLTGDGEPILKGAKARLQELVAKFPA, translated from the coding sequence ATGCGCGAAATCCTTCCTGGAATCTTCACCTGGCCCTGGTTCTCCGAGCCGCACGGCTACAACTTCAACGGCTATCTCGTTCTTCACCCTGAAGGCAATCTCTGCGTCGATCCGGTCGAGCCGGGCGGAGAGGACCTGGAAGAGCTGGCCCGCCGCGGCGTCTCGCGTATTCTCCTCACCAACCGCAATCACTCGCGCGCCGCGAATAAAATCCGCGCCCGCACCGGGGCGCGCACGGCGATCCACCCCGCCGATGCGCCGCATGCGCGCGGCCAGGGAACCGAGCTGGATGACGAGCTTAAAGTGGGCGCGAAGGCGGGGCCGTTCGTTGTGGTCGGAGCGCATGGCAAATCTGCCGGAGAAATCGCGCTTCACTGGCCCGAGCGGAGTATTCTTATCGTCGGCGACGCCGTCATCGGCAATCCTCCGGGACACTGCGGGCTTCTCCCTGAAAGGGTCATGGACGATCCGGCGCGCCTGCGCGAAAGCGTGGAAGCGCTGCTGGTCCTGGATTTCGACGCGCTTTTGACGGGAGACGGAGAGCCGATACTGAAAGGCGCCAAGGCGCGACTACAAGAACTCGTCGCCAAATTTCCCGCCTGA